A DNA window from Arachis duranensis cultivar V14167 chromosome 3, aradu.V14167.gnm2.J7QH, whole genome shotgun sequence contains the following coding sequences:
- the LOC107480997 gene encoding protein OXIDATIVE STRESS 3, giving the protein MEQQQLKKNNNTNMVEGQKKILGLVHEDDDFFSHSSSSVSSSNSSSTSIGSDDSFEEVTSSPSSSSSSIDHQLAHDDPLSDMSSLFQQLPIKRGLSRFYEGKSQSFTSLANVRSLEDLAKAENPYNKRLKYSRSYGGALGAYERHNTNNNIKRGMHSNSRRSCSLLISARRGSANNLPPIPSPHHRSANTSTIPSQTVLFA; this is encoded by the exons ATGGAGCAGCAGCAACTGAAGAAGAATAACAACACCAACATGGTTGAAGGACAGAAGAAAATATTAGGACTAGTTCATGAGgatgatgatttcttttctcattcttcatcttctgtGTCTTCTTCTAATTCTTCTTCAACTTCAATTGGTTCTGATGATTCTTTTGAAGAAGTAACatcatctccttcttcttcatcctcatcaATTGATCATCAGCTTGCACATGATGATCCTTTGAGTGACATGTCTTCTCTCTTCCAACAACTTCCCATCAA GAGGGGGTTATCAAGATTCTACGAAGGGAAGTCACAGTCATTCACATCATTAGCAAATGTGAGGAGCTTAGAGGATCTTGCAAAGGCAGAGAACCCTTACAACAAGAGATTGAAGTATTCAAGGAGCTATGGAGGAGCCTTAGGTGCATATGAGAGGCACAATACTAACAATAATATTAAGAGAGGGATGCATTCAAATTCAAGGCGTTCATGTTCTTTATTGATTAGTGCAAGAAGGGGAAGCGCTAATAACTTGCCTCCAATTCCATCACCACATCATAGATCTGCCAATACAAGCACCATCCCAAGTCAAACCGTCTTGTTTGCTTGA
- the LOC107480960 gene encoding CASP-like protein 2A2, which yields MEKKETAAASPMGMGGVSSRDEEVACNSTTMRASETCLRLLSVPLCISALLLMLKNSQQNEYGSVAYTDIAAFRYLVNVNGICAGYSLLSALFIAAMPRHYSTISRAWTFFFLDQVVTYMIVVGGAMSTEVLYLAEYGGAATTWSSACGSFGRFCHKLTASIAITYASLGCYVLLSLMSSYKLFTNYDAPPIRSPITAIHIVAFHASPN from the exons ATGGAGAAAAAAGAAACTGCAGCAGCATCTCCTATGGGAATGGGAGGAGTATCTAGCAGGGACGAAGAGGTAGCATGCAACTCCACCACCATGCGTGCTTCTGAGACCTGCCTCCGTCTTCTTTCCGTTCCTCTATGCATCTCTGCATTACTCCTTATGCTTAAAAACTCTCAACAAAATGAATATGGATCCGTCGCCTACACTGATATTGCAGCTTTCAG GTATTTGGTGAATGTGAATGGCATATGTGCAGGTTACTCACTGCTTTCAGCACTATTCATTGCTGCTATGCCTCGCCATTATTCCACTATATCTCGTGCTTGGACTTTCTTCTTCCTTGACCAG GTGGTAACATACATGATTGTGGTGGGTGGAGCCATGTCAACAGAGGTGCTGTACCTGGCCGAGTATGGAGGCGCTGCAACAACATGGAGCTCTGCATGTGGCTCTTTTGGTAGATTCTGTCACAAGCTCACGGCATCCATAGCCATCACATATGCTTCTCTAGGGTGCTATGTGTTGCTGTCACTCATGTCTTCCTACAAGCTATTCACCAACTATGATGCACCACCTATAAGAAGCCCCATTACTGCCATTCACATTGTGGCTTTCCATGCCTCGCccaattaa